In Macaca mulatta isolate MMU2019108-1 chromosome 16, T2T-MMU8v2.0, whole genome shotgun sequence, the sequence GGAGACAATTCTCTGGGAGCTCCTCAGGCCCTGCTAGAGCACTGTGTGCTTGGCTTTCTGAATGCTTAGAGGTGACAGTTGCTTTAGCAGACATCCAATCCACAGCGGTTGCTCAGGCAGCAACTCCAACCTCATCTGCTTTAGCTATGGGTCCTTCAGGTAAATGTGGCTGGAATGGCTGGAAGACAGGGTTGGGTCTCAGtgttgtttcaaaataaaagctgaagACAACTCCCTGACTATTCACAGGGGGAAACGAGGCACAGAGGGGGCAAGTGATCCCCAAGGTCATACAATTCTGCCAAGTGCAGAGCAAACACTGCGGACTGGACTCCTGGTCTACTGCTTTTCCATGGCATCAGCTAAGATGACTGCTCTGAACCTGGAGCTACGGCAGCCTCTGATGACGACCACGGGCATCTCCTACTCCATTCTGGAGGCTCCCTGTTGATCCCTAATGTGGAAGtccccttcttcctccccagTTTGTAATCGCAGTGGGCACTGGGGTTTAGCCATCAGCAGCAGAGGATCCTGCTACAGAAAACTGAAGGGTGGTACTGAAAAAATCATCAGATCAGCAGAGAAGTCCTGTCCCCTTATCCCCAGGGCCTTGGACGGCTCCTCCAACCAGGCACATGTCTCCTTCCTGGGCTGCACTCAGCTGTGACTGGGCTCCTCTCTCTGGCATGCCTCCTCCCTGTCAAAGTTCTTCTAGGTTTTCCCCCTTCtgcctccttttttcttcctcctccacttcctTCAGTCTTCCTGGGGCATTTCAAGCCTCGTACCCATCTGTGAGTTCCTCTTGGGCTCGTGGTAAGGTCTAAAGTTTGTTATCAAGAGAAATTCTAGCCAAAGCAGATTGTGaatatgaaaaagagagaaattacagCAAACAGAACTTATGCTTATAATAAAATGGTctaaaatagaaatgtatgtgccaggcgtggtggctcacacctgtattcccagcacttggggaggctgagttgggtggatcacctgaggtcaggagttcgagaccagcctggtcaacatggtgaaaacctgtctctactgaaaatacaaaaattagctgggtgtggtggcatgtggctgtaatcccaactacttgggaggctgaggcaggacaaacacttgagtccgggaggtggaggtttcagtgagccgagatagtgccacttcactccagcctgggcgacaagagtgaaactctgtctcaaaaaaaactaaaataaataaatatataaataaaatagatatgtACTTATGCAAACCATAGAAAAATGTTTGGCAACCATCCCAAGATACCTGACAATGTGAAATACTTCTATTACCACTGGCCTGACCTTCAAAGGCCTTCATGGCCCCTGCCTTGCTGTTATCGTCTATGTTCCTCTTGCATCTTCCACTCAGCACGAACAGGCTGCATTGCCTCCAAAACGCACCACTTGAATCCTGCCTCTGCTCCTTTGTCCATCTGAATCACCCTCTCCACGTTTCTGACCCTGCAATCCTGATCTCACTTCATGAGGAGGCAGTTCGCTTCCCTTTTGCATGTAGCTTTCCCCGGGATACACTGTCAACAGCCTACTGTCTGATGTCATCAGTCAGCACTTCATCAGAGACAATTATGTCTACAAAGCTTTTGGCTAATTACTGTCACTCCTCCTTacacatgtgcatatgtatatcaTCTTTCCCTAGTGAGACTGGAAATAATGATTCCTTCCCTGGAGGAGTGGTTTCCATAAATGACCAACCCACTGACCAGTGCAAGCTAGCTGCGAAAGAGCTTCCTCTGAGGAACTTATTAGATGCAGATTCTTGGACTGCATGGGAAAGGAGGATCTCATAAATCTGGCTGTAATAGACACAGGACATTAGGTGTAATATGGGCGGGACTCCAGACTCAGCATATCCAACAAGCTGCTGGCTGATTCTGATGGTGGCGACGAATTATCAGGTTGGGAACTGCTGCCGCCAGAGAACCTAGCAGAGAGCTGCCAGGTGCTCACTCCCCTATTGTTTGGGTGCATGCCTCCTGATAATGAACTTGATCATAACATTATTGTTATATTATGCCTGTATTGTTTCCTTAAGTGAGGGAAGAATGCTTTTGAGTACCTAATAGGTGGCAAGCTCTGTGCCTACTTACATACATGATCCATTCCTTTTAATAACCTTTGGAAATAAAGTGGTATTTTCATTGGGCATTAGAAATCTGAAAACTTTCGTTTACAGTTGTTGCAACAGCAGAACTAGAATTTGACCTCCGACATAATGGGCTCAAAGTCTATGACCTTTCTACTTACCAGGGGGCATGAACTGCCGGTTTGTATCTGGCTTGACGATACCTTCGTTGGGCAGCACAgtgttcaaaattttaaaaatttaccaacACTTCTAAACTGGATACTTTGTATTAATATCTGGGTTTCTGGCTTCTCTTcatgggaaaaacaaacaaacaaaaaaggtttgGTGAACACTGGGGCCCACATTCCTGCAGGGCAACAGTCACATGGAGCCTTTAGATGGGCATGTGCCTAGAACTCACTACAGTCCCCATCACTCCCTATTCTCTTACATCCTATTCCCAACTAGGTTCTCATAGGCCTGGGTTTGTGACTGCTGCACACTTACCTACTCTCTTGCTTCCCACTGGTCAGAAAGTCTGGCAAACTTAAAAGGCCTCTTTTTGTTGCTTTCTCCTGTATGGATCTCTGATCACAGAGGTGTGTGCatttctgaccttgtgatttcAATACTAAGGAAGCTGTTGGTACATTATCAAGGGAAACTGGGATCGCTGCTCCCCAAGTTACACATTCTGGTGTGTCCCAGTAAAATTCTATATTCAGCCTTCAAACTAGCTGGGAAAAATGTGGCAAATCATCTTACTTGCTCCAATTCAGTGGTGTTTAGAAGTAAGAAGCCACCGTGAGCAATGCCACCAAGTGGTGGAGAGACTCCGTGCTGAATCGCCACCTTCAGCCAGAGAGGCTGGGAGGCTCAAGACCTCTCAACGCACAGGGCCATTCAGAAACTAGAAACAAAGTGCTTGCCCGTCTCTCGAGGCTGGTCCttccaaggcttttttttttttttcttttgagacaaggtctcactgtcacccaggctggaatgcagtggcacaatcgaggctcactgcaacctcaaccttctgggttcaagcgatcctcccacctcagcctccagagtagctgggatgactacaggcatgggccaccacacccagttgattattattatttttttttaagaaatgaggtCTCGCCATATTGCTCAGACTGGCCTTGAACCAGCCcacttttagctttttaaaagacAGCCTTGGCCAgtcatggcagctcacacctgtaatccctgcactttaggaagctgaggtgggcagatagcttgagccgaggagttcaagaccagcctgggcaacatgatgaaaccccatctctacaaacattagctgtgtggtggcgcacatctgtggtcccagctactggggaggctgaggtgggaggattgcttgagcctgggaggtcaaggctgccatgaTTACCCCACTGCATttacagcctgggaaacagagtgagaccctgcctctattaaaaaaaaaaaaaaaagaaaagaaagaaacctaaaaACAGACTGGCACTTAAAAGAGTTGTGCTtcattttttgactttctgtattaattttctgtttgttcctTTCCTTAAACAAGCTGCCACTGCTGCTGATTCAACATGTTtcattttatacctttttttttttgagatggagttttgctcttgttgcccaggctggagtgcaatgtcgtgatcttggctcactgcaacctctgcctcagcttcccaagtagctgggattacaggcatgtaccaccacgcccagctaattttatatttttagtagagatggggtttctcaatgttggtcaggctggtcttgaactctcaaccttagatgatccgcctgccttggcctcccaaagtgctgggattacaggcatgagccactgggcctggcccattttatacatttttaatatgtattctTGTTTTTGGAAAATGTGAACAGAGGGCTATTAAACTCTTTTAGAGTTGGTATAGtaaagaggtaaaaaaaaaaaaaaaacacaacaaaacaaaccaaaaaaaccctctTTGTAAGACAGGATTGAATATCGTTGGACTGAGCACTTACCAAGCAACTGTGCCAGGCATTTGTGTCCATTTAATTCTTACAAGCCTGAGTGtaaggtattttaattttataggtgAACAAATAGAAGCCGAGGGTGAAGGACCTACAGCTGTCACCTTCATTTCTTCGCAACACTGCCAACTGTCTCCTTGGATCTCCCAGACAGACAACTAGGGATATCTGGTTTCTCAGTGCCCCCTACAAACCTAGACTCATTTCAAGGCATTATGCAAATGAGAAGCTTTCCTTCTCTTCACCTCATCTCCTGATCTGCACAAAAAAGACTGTAGGACCCCCGTAGGTACCAATGTAGGCACCAATCCTCAGTTTACCACCTGCTTTCTATTTGCTTCCCTGCCATAACTTTCTAAAAGGGATGTGAGCCATGTTTAAAGTCACCTGGTCACTGCAGGGATCTTGTTCTACCCTCTACATCAGTGGTtgccaacctttttggcaccagggactggtgtcgtggaagacaatttttccacggactggGGGGACGgggggaatggtttcaggataaaactgctccacctcagatcatcaggcattagattctcatgaggagtgcacaacctagactGTAGcacgcacagttcacaatagggttcgtccTCCTATGAGAATCGCATGCCACTGCTGAtctaacaggaggcagagctcaggcggtaatgggAGCCAGGCGGAGCGGCTATAAATACAGCgcgccgctcacctcctgctgttcagcccggttcctaacaggccatggacagTACTGGTCTGCAGCCCGGAAGGTGGGGAATCCTGCCCTACAGAGTTTCCAGCCTCAGAGATGAAGCATCCCCTCTGTAAGTCAGAAAGAAATTATTCAAGTAGCAGAATTAAAACAGGATCACAGAGAGGGAGGCTGAAGAATTTGACTTTCTGGGTTTACTCGTATGAGGAAAAACAACACATAGAGGCATCCACAGTATTTAATTTGTTTGGATAATAGTTACAGATAAACAGGTACACCCCATATACAATTACCAATACTTTTTATACAGTTCATATTTCAGTACATCAACACTATTTTATTTACACTCTATTTATGTACATTAACATCTTTCTAATGTCAGTGCATTGTCAACAAGTTTTATACAGTAATTTACAAGGTGAATGTAGTTAATagttaatttaataaattttctgCTAgttcatgaattaaaaaaattaattacaacCAGTATAACAAACACAGATCAAACAACATTAGTAGATTGTGCTACCTGCTTAAATAAAACATCtgtaaagaaattatttaaaatcttccactttttaatgggacaTGTCCAGGTAGGAATGGACAGATTTTATATACTGAAAATCTTGAAACTATAAAGTATGCATTTTGTCTGACTTTATTACATTAGACAATTGAGGCCACTCCTACCTACTTGCAATTATATTTTCTCTGAAAGGATTTCACTTTAGGTAGCCATTTAAGATAACCTTTCCAAATGCTTTGAGAACTAGATATTAATAGTTACTGGCCTCAGATATCAGAACACAAATGCTTAGTTACATTGGTAATTACTACCTATGAGGAAGAAAGGGTAGTGGAATCTGACAATTAATGAGAATCAACTTGCAGGatctaaatgaataaacaaagaccaaaaataaGGTGAAACATTTCCTTcaagtatatattaaaaaactacatgaaaaaaatgctacctgaaataaataatatttatacttTTGTTCCAGTCTTGAATAATTGGAGGAAAAAATGAAGTAAGCAAAGAAACATAACTTTCAATGActactgtaaaattaaaaaaaaaagacaaatatcaaaataaaaaaattactggacatgcaaacaaagcaaaactaaagTTGACTTCCTAAAACCACCAATTTCATTAAATATACTTATGAACTCCTAATGTCTAGGATGTGTTTTGTTTGTAATTTATAGCCCTTAGAGCCATCAAATACACACAAGCAAGTTCATCTGCAtgtgttctctcttttttaaagtgCAAAGCAAACACGGAAAAGAACAACCACTAATTGTGAAACGCGATCTAGCTCCGATGCTGCTTACCTTCCCAGAAGCTCTTGTTGCAACATGTGCATGTGAAGATGGTGCAAATATTGGCAACTGCCCCCCTTCCCTCAGCatgggcggggccgggggtgcaGAATACATTTCTGAGGATACTTGAAGTATCCTAAATGTAAGATGCCTCTGCTGGGAGGGCCATGGTAGCTGGATTTCCCAGGATGCTTTTTCTTTCTACTGGGTCTTCTACTGGGTCtctgagtggaaggcacatagcTCTTAAGAGAGCCTCCCTTTTAGACTGACCACTATATGCCCCAGCTACCAATGACTGGTTGTGTCTCAAACataaacacaacaacaaaaacaaaaagcaagaaagacaaagaaagggtagcgaaacagttttaaaaataaatggaaaaatcctcGTCCATGCCATAAGAATCATTTGCACACCTTCATGATCTTGCTTTCTCCATCTTGTCAATATAATGGAATAAAACTTCAGGAAAAAGGAGGTAGCATATCATGTCGTCCCTAGACaacattataattttttgttttttactttgacTCCAAGGAAATCTTTAATATTTGTTATGATTATTGGTAAACTCTATACTCACTACATATTTGTTCATATCTGGACAAGCACAAATTGAATTCTTATTTGGTCCCAGGTGGCTGGTGCCAAACCTTTTGTTTACAGGCTAATGGTGGGATCTGCCTGAAAGTTCTCTATCGGAGAGCTTGTATGagacttcaaaataaaattattactacTCTTAAAGTTAActattttaattagaatttttattttgtgcttcAGGGTCACAGGATAAAATAACTACATTTAGCTTGCCTTTCAGTGACACTTTTGCCAAATGTCAGCTACAAGGAGTCATCTCCCTCACTACCAAGCTGTCTAGCAGCCAGAGTGGTAGCTTTACTGTAACACACAGTACTTTTTGTAATCAGACTCAAAGTCTTCATCCATACTGCTTGTGTCTGCCATCTTTTTGCCATCAATCTTTGGCAGAAATTGTGCATAGTCTATCCCCTGTTGCTCATAGAAAAGAATGTAGGCAGAGTCGGTGTCAATTTCATCAGGGTGAAGTTCCTGAAAGGGCAAGAAAAACCTTTAACAAAAAGCCATCACTATTATGGCTCTAAATCCTTGCCAGGAAAGGGAAGACCAACCCTCTGCAATTACTAAACCTGATGGCTTCCAATAAGCTCACTAGTTTGGCTGTCTCACACCTGCCCCTTTAAAATGAGCCCCATTATTTCCAATGTTTGCcttggggaaaatattttgacCATAGACAAGCCAAAAAAGAATGACCTAAAATCCCatcaaattctatttatttatttattttgagacggagtcttgctctgtcaccaggctggtgtgtagtggcgtgatctcagcccactgcaacctctgcctcctgggttcaagtgattctcctgcctcagcctcccgagtagctgggactacaggcgcgtgccaccatgcctggctaattttttgtatttttagtagagatagggtttcaccatattagccaggatggtcccagtctcctgacctcatgatccgcccacctcagcctcccaaagtgctgggattacaggcatgagccaccacgcccggcccaaccCCATCAAATTCTAACAGTCTAGAAGATAGGAGCTTTTTGCATTAACTAactccccccccttttttttttttttttgagacagagtctctctgttgcccaggctggagtgcagtggcgcaatcttggctcactgcaacctccacctcccaagttcaagccattctcctgcctcagcctcccgagtagctgggattacaggcatgcaccaacacacctgactaatttttgtgttttcagtagagatggggtttcactatgttggccagtctggtctccaactcctgacgtcaagtgatccacctcctcagcctgcctcagcctcccaaagtgctgggattacaggcatgagccactgcgcccagtcaactAACTCTTCATTTTTCCTCACTACTCATGTTTTCATTCCCTACTCTGCATATCACTTTTGTTCCTTTAATACTGACAGCATCTATATATTGATTCTAACAGAAATATCTATTTCCTATTCAAGAGATAATCCATTATTTCAA encodes:
- the LOC106994084 gene encoding protein FAM106C-like; this translates as MAPALLLSSMFLLHLPLSTNRLHCLQNAPLESCLCSFVHLNHPLHVSDPAILISLHEEAVRFPFACSFPRDTLSTAYCLMSSVSTSSETIMSTKLLANYCHSSLHMCICISSFPSETGNNDSFPGGVVSINDQPTDQCKLAAKELPLRNLLDADSWTAWERRIS